The Sporomusa termitida genome has a window encoding:
- a CDS encoding uroporphyrinogen decarboxylase family protein — translation MTMLTEKQRLLAALSKQPADRPPVICPGGMMNAAIVDVMNSSNQTLPAAHSDAVLMANLAYAVHNHTGFENFGLPFCMTVEAELLGSEIDLGTFTCEPKISREVFSSATQVEYKDISTILTAGRIPVVCQAASILSTEYPDIPVIGSLTGPVSTAASIIDPIPFLKDLRKNAPAAHRVFDYVTGLLIGFAHKLIDHGATVIAIGDPTATGEILGPKLFNEYAVTYINKLIAAVQHRNVPVIVHICGNLNSVKPLIASLKANAISTDAIVNLKQLKAEFPQLTTMGNISTYLLEYGPPEKVALQARNLLAQGIDIIAPACGLSTSSALANIQAMTHTVKGIQANERT, via the coding sequence ATGACCATGCTGACCGAAAAACAGCGCTTACTGGCAGCATTAAGCAAACAACCGGCAGACCGCCCGCCAGTTATCTGCCCAGGCGGGATGATGAATGCCGCCATTGTTGATGTCATGAACAGCAGCAATCAAACCCTGCCGGCCGCCCACTCTGACGCGGTATTAATGGCAAACCTGGCCTATGCTGTTCACAATCACACCGGCTTTGAGAACTTCGGCCTCCCTTTTTGCATGACAGTCGAAGCCGAGTTATTAGGCAGTGAGATTGATTTAGGCACCTTTACCTGCGAGCCCAAAATAAGCAGAGAGGTATTTTCGTCAGCCACTCAGGTTGAATATAAAGATATCTCCACAATCCTGACTGCGGGAAGAATCCCGGTAGTCTGCCAGGCCGCCTCAATTCTGTCCACAGAGTATCCGGATATTCCGGTTATTGGCAGTCTGACCGGACCAGTAAGCACAGCAGCCTCAATCATTGACCCAATCCCCTTTCTGAAAGATCTGCGTAAAAATGCCCCTGCCGCGCACCGGGTCTTTGACTATGTAACCGGCCTGTTAATCGGCTTTGCCCATAAACTGATTGACCACGGCGCAACGGTGATTGCTATTGGTGATCCAACTGCAACGGGGGAAATCCTCGGTCCCAAGCTATTCAACGAATACGCCGTTACCTATATTAACAAATTAATTGCAGCTGTCCAGCACAGGAATGTCCCGGTGATTGTCCATATCTGCGGCAATCTGAATAGCGTAAAACCCCTTATAGCCAGCCTCAAGGCCAACGCAATCAGCACTGATGCCATTGTCAATTTAAAGCAGTTAAAAGCTGAGTTCCCTCAGCTGACTACCATGGGAAATATCAGCACCTATCTCCTGGAGTACGGCCCGCCGGAAAAGGTGGCTCTGCAAGCCAGAAATCTGCTGGCCCAGGGTATTGATATCATAGCACCGGCCTGCGGTCTCAGCACCTCAAGCGCTTTAGCCAATATCCAGGCCATGACTCACACCGTCAAGGGAATTCAAGCCAACGAGAGGACGTGA
- a CDS encoding uroporphyrinogen decarboxylase family protein — protein sequence MAKDQMTPIERLSAYSRGKSIDRLPCVPIVGNTAARVIGVKVSELPANGKLLAQAQIGAYRRFGYDIIRIFTDLYGQAEAMGAVIRYPKDETAYLDQPALTDISQIDRLSPANPYQDGNLPQQLEAMRIAVEEVGKEVVVTGALTAPFTNASFLIGAENLTRLVAKNPEAVHRLCRLSLETSLNYAKAIIDAGCTPSLTDPMSSATIISPKKFEEFSLPYLQQLIEYIHSRGKSVTLHICGKTAKIWELMANAGADCISIDNAASLTEAKGQIGNRLRLMGNVKPSEVMLQGSQADVRLAVLGGVREAHDNPKGYIVASGCSLPTETPFANIDAMLDAVREIGYPITEEKLNDLEQRWST from the coding sequence ATGGCTAAAGACCAAATGACGCCAATTGAACGGTTGTCCGCCTACAGCCGGGGAAAATCTATTGACCGTCTGCCCTGTGTTCCCATTGTGGGCAACACAGCGGCCCGCGTAATCGGTGTCAAAGTCAGCGAGCTGCCGGCAAACGGTAAACTGCTGGCGCAAGCGCAGATTGGCGCTTACCGCCGCTTTGGCTACGACATTATCCGTATCTTTACGGACCTGTATGGTCAGGCTGAAGCCATGGGGGCCGTCATTCGCTATCCAAAGGATGAAACAGCCTATCTGGATCAGCCAGCCCTCACCGATATAAGCCAAATTGACCGTTTATCGCCGGCCAACCCTTATCAGGACGGCAATCTCCCCCAGCAATTGGAGGCCATGAGGATTGCAGTGGAGGAGGTAGGCAAAGAGGTTGTTGTGACCGGGGCACTCACCGCCCCTTTTACTAATGCTTCCTTTCTTATTGGTGCCGAAAATCTGACCAGGCTTGTTGCCAAAAATCCTGAAGCTGTACATCGCTTATGCCGCTTATCATTGGAAACCTCTTTAAACTATGCCAAAGCAATCATTGATGCGGGGTGCACCCCCAGCCTCACCGATCCAATGTCATCAGCCACCATTATCAGCCCAAAAAAATTTGAAGAGTTCTCCCTCCCTTACCTGCAGCAATTGATTGAATATATTCACTCCCGGGGTAAATCGGTGACCCTGCATATTTGCGGCAAGACGGCCAAGATATGGGAACTCATGGCCAATGCCGGTGCTGATTGTATCAGCATCGATAATGCGGCCAGCCTCACAGAGGCTAAAGGCCAGATTGGTAACCGGCTGCGCCTGATGGGTAATGTTAAACCGTCAGAGGTTATGCTGCAAGGCTCCCAGGCCGATGTCCGCCTGGCCGTACTGGGCGGCGTCCGTGAAGCCCACGATAATCCCAAAGGCTATATTGTCGCTTCAGGCTGCAGTTTGCCGACAGAAACCCCTTTCGCCAACATTGATGCCATGCTTGATGCCGTCCGTGAAATCGGCTATCCCATCACTGAGGAGAAACTCAATGACCTGGAGCAGAGGTGGTCAACATGA
- a CDS encoding DUF2325 domain-containing protein: MTAMVVGADYLGKIEKKMREMGVTEIAHITGRNPGEIKRVSIPKSVDFVLVFTDYVNHNIAKAVKNHAKAQAVPLVYAKRSWCAVAHKLAGLGLR; encoded by the coding sequence ATGACGGCCATGGTCGTAGGCGCTGATTATTTAGGGAAAATCGAAAAGAAAATGCGTGAGATGGGGGTAACCGAAATCGCCCACATAACCGGGAGAAATCCCGGGGAAATAAAAAGGGTATCAATACCTAAGTCAGTGGATTTTGTCTTGGTATTTACTGATTATGTTAATCACAATATTGCCAAAGCAGTAAAAAATCATGCCAAAGCTCAGGCGGTTCCGTTAGTTTATGCCAAACGTTCGTGGTGTGCGGTAGCGCACAAACTTGCCGGGCTTGGGCTGCGGTAA
- a CDS encoding radical SAM protein — MSQCKGEHDIAKHPCFNAEAHGKFGRIHLPVSPVCNIQCRFCKRGFNKDENRPGVSRTLLTPEDAVGVLDRAVSLCPELTVVGIAGPGDTLAGDYALETFRLVHARYPNLIKCLSTNGLLLKEKIDGLVKAGVRTITVTINAVDVKTLARICSHITHNGQYITGEMAARWLILAQLAGIDKAVSLGVTVKVNTVLIPGINDRHIGDIAKTAAQAGAAFINIIPLIPEHEFRNHRPPDCRELKAARSIAGAYLPVINHCQQCRADACGIPGGTTDFAAMLYERRAVESCQ; from the coding sequence ATGAGCCAATGCAAGGGGGAGCACGATATCGCCAAACATCCTTGCTTTAATGCTGAAGCCCATGGAAAATTCGGACGCATCCACCTGCCTGTCAGCCCGGTATGCAATATTCAATGCCGCTTTTGTAAACGGGGCTTTAATAAAGACGAAAACCGGCCTGGTGTTAGCCGGACTTTATTGACACCTGAAGACGCAGTAGGGGTTCTGGATAGGGCAGTTTCATTATGCCCTGAGCTAACCGTTGTCGGCATTGCCGGCCCTGGTGATACCTTGGCCGGTGATTACGCATTAGAGACCTTCCGGCTGGTTCACGCGCGTTATCCTAACCTGATTAAGTGTCTGAGCACTAACGGTTTATTGCTAAAAGAAAAAATTGATGGCCTGGTAAAGGCTGGTGTAAGAACAATTACCGTGACGATAAATGCCGTAGATGTCAAAACCTTGGCCAGGATTTGCTCTCATATTACACATAACGGTCAGTATATAACCGGCGAGATGGCAGCACGCTGGCTTATTCTGGCGCAACTGGCAGGCATTGATAAGGCGGTAAGCCTAGGGGTGACAGTAAAGGTTAACACTGTTCTTATTCCCGGCATTAACGACCGGCATATCGGCGACATTGCCAAAACAGCAGCGCAGGCCGGGGCGGCGTTTATTAATATTATTCCGCTTATTCCTGAACACGAATTCCGCAATCACCGCCCGCCGGACTGCCGGGAGCTCAAGGCTGCCCGCAGCATTGCCGGGGCTTATTTACCGGTAATTAACCATTGCCAGCAGTGCCGGGCTGATGCGTGTGGCATACCCGGCGGGACAACCGACTTTGCAGCAATGCTTTATGAACGGCGGGCTGTTGAAAGCTGCCAGTAA
- a CDS encoding nitrogenase component 1 gives MSYFKLKEPPRREDRLQACIAHGAALGDLATRRLQCCLPNSERRFTQNSICLLLPALGTMNSIPNSVVLMHGGLGCGSSCHGGNAGVRSGNNHRWGVVKDGTWLSTGLTEADVISGGEPKLAEAIIAADRRYRPSVIFVVASCVPGIIGDDVDGVVEQVQPAVEAKLLPVHCEGFKTKIWATAYDAVYHAIGRTLLPEAGFIADKKSGKTVNLMNMSSMGRVDEVELERLLRELELAVNIFPVFSDPGAMQRMAAADLSISTCPTHDDYMLNHLQEKYQVPFIIRHMPIGIENTGKWLQDVAEFFGLGAKATAIIKQEEAELAAALAPLKPMFKGKKAFVSAGEFRALSTAILLAELGFEVVGVRAFHHDEFADIEYEKLLRITGTDYPLNIANCQPFEEANLLRKIQPDVFLGHMNGNSTAAKMGIATHVIYNTGLHYVGYRGAYELARRLYRQLKNPRFNGNISKYVKLPYQESWYRQDPFKYIETAGGDLE, from the coding sequence ATGAGTTATTTCAAGCTAAAGGAGCCGCCGCGGCGGGAAGACCGGCTACAAGCCTGTATTGCGCACGGGGCAGCGCTTGGCGATCTTGCTACCCGCCGGCTGCAGTGCTGCCTGCCTAACAGTGAACGCCGGTTTACGCAGAATTCGATCTGTCTGTTATTGCCGGCATTAGGGACAATGAACAGTATCCCGAACAGTGTTGTCCTCATGCACGGCGGTCTGGGCTGTGGTTCATCCTGCCATGGCGGTAACGCCGGCGTGCGCTCCGGCAATAACCACCGCTGGGGTGTAGTTAAAGATGGTACCTGGCTGTCTACCGGCTTGACCGAAGCCGATGTAATTAGTGGCGGTGAGCCTAAACTGGCTGAGGCGATTATTGCGGCTGACAGGCGTTACCGGCCCTCGGTCATTTTTGTGGTTGCCAGCTGTGTGCCCGGCATAATCGGCGATGATGTGGACGGCGTGGTAGAACAGGTCCAGCCTGCGGTTGAAGCAAAGCTGCTGCCGGTACACTGTGAAGGCTTTAAGACGAAAATCTGGGCAACTGCCTATGATGCAGTCTACCATGCTATTGGCCGTACCTTGTTGCCTGAGGCCGGCTTTATAGCCGATAAGAAGTCCGGAAAAACTGTGAATTTAATGAATATGTCGTCTATGGGGCGAGTCGATGAGGTTGAACTTGAGCGTTTGCTGAGAGAATTGGAACTGGCAGTTAATATCTTTCCGGTTTTTTCCGATCCGGGTGCCATGCAGCGCATGGCAGCGGCCGACTTATCAATTAGCACCTGTCCGACGCATGATGATTATATGCTAAACCATCTACAGGAAAAATACCAGGTGCCGTTTATTATCAGGCATATGCCGATAGGTATTGAAAATACCGGCAAATGGCTGCAGGATGTCGCTGAGTTTTTCGGGCTGGGCGCAAAGGCCACCGCGATCATAAAGCAGGAAGAAGCCGAGCTTGCGGCGGCGCTTGCGCCGCTCAAACCAATGTTTAAAGGGAAAAAGGCGTTCGTTAGTGCCGGAGAATTCCGGGCTCTCTCAACAGCGATCCTGCTGGCCGAGCTGGGCTTTGAGGTAGTTGGCGTCCGGGCTTTTCACCATGATGAATTTGCCGATATTGAGTACGAAAAGCTGTTACGGATAACCGGAACAGATTATCCACTCAACATCGCCAATTGCCAGCCGTTTGAAGAAGCCAATCTGTTACGCAAAATACAGCCTGATGTTTTTTTAGGGCATATGAATGGTAATAGTACGGCAGCTAAAATGGGTATTGCTACCCATGTCATCTACAATACGGGCTTGCATTATGTGGGCTACCGCGGGGCGTATGAGCTGGCCCGGCGCTTGTATCGTCAGTTGAAAAACCCTCGCTTTAATGGCAATATTAGTAAATATGTCAAGCTGCCGTACCAGGAATCTTGGTATCGGCAGGACCCGTTTAAGTATATTGAAACTGCAGGCGGTGACCTTGAATGA
- a CDS encoding nitrogenase component 1, with the protein MSNYNFVERPRYTCALGGAIATVSALPQAVPILHAPPGCAGNFTWTQAGGCGLQVGGYCGGLSMPGSNIQEREVVFGGAERLEEEVRNTLAVMQGDIYVVLTSCVTEVIGDDVGSVVRPLQAQGIPILFAETGGFRGNSYQGYDLVLQSLFKNFVDKAAAKQPGLVNLWGITPFMDVFWRGNLTGLRRLLEKLGLTVNSFFTVDDSIAGIRNAGGAALNIVISDVFGIGAAQLAQEIHGTPFVSTTLPVGPSATSAFLSTVGAALNLDPGLVDNLIQAETKRYYNLLEPLIDCFNDMDLQRYAVIIGDTNYAAGITRFLADDLGWLPEVVGVTDILDEEQKNVITGFITNLASGIYPELVFHTDGSVIAGAVQEHWSKSQAQAGKYANPLSPAFVIGSSLDRELAKALGAGHLSVSFPVANRAVIDRGYTGYRGGLALIEDLISVIIAGR; encoded by the coding sequence ATGAGCAACTACAACTTTGTTGAAAGACCCCGCTATACCTGTGCCCTGGGGGGAGCTATTGCTACTGTGAGCGCTTTGCCTCAGGCAGTGCCCATTCTCCATGCACCACCAGGGTGTGCCGGTAATTTTACCTGGACGCAGGCCGGGGGCTGCGGTCTGCAGGTTGGCGGCTATTGCGGCGGGCTGAGCATGCCTGGTTCCAATATCCAGGAAAGGGAGGTTGTCTTTGGCGGCGCCGAACGGCTGGAGGAAGAGGTCAGGAATACACTGGCGGTCATGCAGGGTGATATCTATGTTGTTCTGACCAGCTGCGTTACCGAGGTCATCGGTGATGATGTCGGTTCAGTAGTAAGGCCGTTGCAGGCGCAGGGTATCCCGATCCTCTTTGCTGAAACAGGCGGATTCCGCGGTAATTCTTATCAGGGTTATGACTTAGTACTGCAAAGCTTATTTAAAAACTTTGTGGATAAAGCGGCGGCTAAACAGCCTGGGTTAGTTAACCTGTGGGGGATTACCCCTTTTATGGATGTCTTCTGGCGTGGCAATTTAACCGGCCTGCGCCGTTTGCTCGAAAAGCTGGGCCTGACAGTAAATAGCTTTTTTACAGTTGACGACAGTATCGCCGGCATCAGGAACGCTGGCGGCGCGGCTTTAAATATTGTCATATCTGACGTCTTTGGGATAGGTGCGGCTCAACTCGCTCAGGAAATCCACGGCACCCCCTTTGTTTCAACCACGCTGCCGGTAGGTCCGTCTGCTACCAGTGCATTTTTGAGTACGGTAGGGGCAGCACTTAATCTGGACCCGGGATTGGTCGATAACCTGATTCAAGCGGAGACCAAACGCTATTACAACCTGCTGGAACCGCTGATCGACTGTTTTAACGATATGGATTTGCAGCGATATGCTGTTATTATCGGCGACACGAACTATGCGGCAGGCATCACCCGGTTTTTGGCCGATGATTTGGGCTGGCTGCCGGAGGTTGTGGGGGTTACCGATATCCTGGATGAAGAGCAAAAAAACGTCATAACCGGGTTCATAACCAACCTGGCGAGCGGTATATACCCTGAGTTGGTTTTTCACACTGATGGCAGTGTCATTGCCGGGGCGGTACAGGAACATTGGTCCAAGAGTCAGGCTCAGGCCGGTAAATATGCCAATCCCCTTAGCCCGGCTTTTGTTATTGGCAGTTCACTTGACCGTGAGCTGGCTAAGGCGCTGGGGGCCGGGCATCTGAGCGTAAGCTTTCCGGTAGCCAACCGGGCTGTTATTGACAGGGGGTATACCGGCTACCGTGGCGGCTTAGCCCTGATCGAAGATTTAATTAGTGTAATCATTGCCGGCAGGTAA
- a CDS encoding uroporphyrinogen decarboxylase family protein, translated as MLPKDRILQVLQAKNTLPSEHPRVPAALLSGGTWAFRQQGLTLLEVLEKPELGAPVIVEINQLIQSDIVWPGSGYHNLLVHIFGGEIKFRPQGNIDVLQPALAKVAAVDLLDLGQIDKHEWIRAIRSIITQVQLQTGSSVLVGTSSWGPFTLAGQFYGVEKLMRGMVKDKQAIHALMAVMTEICLAYLVPAIDEGADIISVAEPTASGDLISLRHFEEFVAPYIGRVAQQLRQRGAFSTLHICGNIKDRLYLVPAMHIDLLSLDYKVDLGLAQRVLAGKVAVAGNVNPVLLKDAAPGEITQAARRCIRQAGQAANYILMPGCDIPPSVPLGNVQAFLQAGREVADEVL; from the coding sequence ATGTTGCCCAAGGACAGGATTCTCCAGGTTTTACAGGCTAAAAACACCCTTCCGTCTGAGCATCCCCGGGTGCCGGCTGCGCTGCTGTCCGGCGGAACCTGGGCCTTTAGGCAGCAGGGGTTAACACTGCTTGAGGTTTTGGAAAAGCCGGAATTGGGTGCTCCCGTTATTGTAGAGATTAACCAATTGATTCAGTCTGATATTGTTTGGCCGGGTTCAGGGTATCATAATTTGCTTGTGCATATCTTTGGCGGCGAGATTAAATTTCGGCCCCAAGGCAATATTGATGTATTGCAACCGGCTCTTGCCAAAGTGGCTGCGGTTGATTTGCTTGACCTGGGACAAATCGACAAACACGAATGGATTCGGGCTATCCGCTCGATCATAACGCAGGTGCAATTGCAAACCGGCAGTAGTGTATTGGTCGGGACTTCCAGCTGGGGCCCCTTTACGCTGGCCGGACAGTTTTACGGGGTTGAGAAGCTGATGCGGGGTATGGTTAAAGATAAACAGGCAATACATGCGCTGATGGCAGTTATGACGGAGATTTGCCTTGCCTACCTGGTGCCGGCGATTGACGAAGGGGCGGACATTATCTCTGTTGCTGAGCCTACTGCCTCCGGCGATCTTATTTCGCTCAGGCACTTTGAGGAATTTGTGGCTCCGTATATTGGGCGGGTTGCGCAGCAATTAAGGCAGCGGGGTGCTTTTTCAACCCTTCATATATGCGGCAATATTAAAGATCGTTTGTATCTTGTGCCCGCTATGCATATTGATCTGCTATCGCTGGATTATAAAGTGGATTTAGGTTTAGCCCAGCGGGTGTTGGCGGGTAAGGTGGCCGTGGCCGGTAACGTAAACCCGGTGCTGCTTAAAGATGCAGCGCCCGGGGAGATAACCCAGGCTGCCAGGCGCTGCATCCGGCAGGCTGGTCAGGCTGCAAATTATATTCTTATGCCGGGGTGCGATATTCCTCCCAGTGTGCCGCTGGGCAATGTGCAGGCATTTCTCCAGGCCGGGCGGGAAGTTGCTGATGAGGTCTTATGA
- a CDS encoding corrinoid protein, with amino-acid sequence MSENKEELFKKLSDAVVDMDEEETISLAQAIVAAKIDAYEAVEKGLSDGMDRAGELFEEEEYFIPELLLCSDAMYAGLDVLKGHIKTAEQGEKQKVVIGVVEGDTHDIGKNLVKIMLETSGFDVIDLGRDIPPLTFVEKAKEVQADIIAVATLMTTTMDGMAEVVRILQAQGIKSSYKVIIGGGPISQSFADKIGADGYAVNAAEAVRLSKRLLA; translated from the coding sequence ATGTCGGAAAATAAGGAAGAATTATTCAAAAAGCTTTCAGACGCTGTTGTGGATATGGATGAAGAGGAAACTATCAGCCTGGCACAGGCAATTGTAGCAGCAAAAATTGATGCCTATGAGGCTGTAGAGAAGGGCCTGTCGGATGGAATGGACCGGGCCGGAGAATTATTCGAAGAAGAAGAGTATTTTATTCCCGAACTGCTGCTCTGCTCTGATGCCATGTATGCCGGGCTTGATGTATTAAAGGGGCATATTAAAACCGCCGAACAGGGGGAAAAACAAAAAGTAGTCATCGGGGTTGTGGAAGGTGACACCCATGATATTGGTAAGAACCTGGTGAAGATTATGCTGGAAACCTCCGGGTTTGATGTGATCGATTTGGGAAGAGACATTCCTCCCTTAACTTTTGTGGAGAAGGCTAAGGAGGTTCAGGCTGATATTATAGCCGTAGCTACTTTAATGACCACTACGATGGATGGTATGGCCGAGGTTGTGCGTATTTTGCAGGCTCAGGGCATTAAATCCAGTTATAAGGTGATTATTGGCGGCGGACCGATTTCGCAGAGCTTTGCCGATAAAATCGGGGCTGACGGCTATGCTGTGAATGCTGCCGAGGCTGTACGACTTTCCAAACGGCTGTTGGCGTAG
- a CDS encoding ferredoxin domain-containing protein, whose product MITSSQAVEERAVAQIADMMCVAARTAPKAKGVDNLVTLIVNGPEKEQLSAEMRRIAQESGMQFFERDANCIDKAPVVVLLGQRVKPIGVKPCGYCGYADCAECAQGTGICAIGTGDLGIAVGSAVNAAALYHADNRVMFSGGKAAIGIGLLEKEVKIAYAIPLSVTGKSPFFDR is encoded by the coding sequence ATGATTACGAGCAGTCAGGCAGTCGAGGAACGTGCAGTAGCGCAGATCGCCGACATGATGTGTGTGGCGGCAAGGACGGCTCCTAAAGCGAAAGGCGTGGACAATCTTGTGACCCTCATTGTAAATGGGCCAGAGAAAGAACAACTTTCCGCTGAAATGCGGCGTATTGCCCAGGAATCGGGTATGCAATTTTTCGAACGGGATGCCAACTGTATTGATAAGGCGCCGGTGGTGGTGCTATTGGGGCAGAGAGTAAAACCGATAGGCGTCAAACCCTGCGGCTACTGTGGTTATGCTGATTGCGCAGAATGTGCCCAAGGTACCGGGATATGTGCGATTGGCACCGGCGATCTGGGGATCGCTGTGGGTTCGGCAGTGAATGCCGCTGCTTTATACCATGCTGACAATCGGGTAATGTTCAGTGGCGGTAAAGCAGCCATTGGTATTGGTCTTTTGGAAAAGGAAGTTAAAATTGCTTATGCAATTCCGCTTAGCGTAACCGGTAAAAGTCCATTCTTTGACAGGTAA
- a CDS encoding trans-sulfuration enzyme family protein codes for MADKQKFSFQTKCVHTGNGVDKETGAIRRPLTMANSYRLPEDASTLNWSDPNQLVYTRNTSANQIYLQEKLAALEGGEDCVVLGSGVAALAGVFFTFLEQGAHIICSNVSYIAVYRLLKEYFPDKYGIETSLVDTSDLQAIKQALRPNTKIIHIETPGNPTTRVSDIAEIAKLARSVGALFTVDSTFASPFLQQPLTLGADLVIHSLTKYINGHGDAMGGAVIGRHELIDQIKRQAMVNLGGVISPFNAWLIMRGVVTLPLRMKQHSESAQQVAQFLETHRAVEFIAYPGLTSHPQHEIARKQMTMYSGVMAFGLKADVATHNKFVNSLAVIVPAVSIGHDESLIVYTGPNDERNHFYPPEFQNGHFRFSVGLEAPADIIYDLQQAFAECGL; via the coding sequence ATGGCTGACAAGCAGAAATTCAGTTTTCAAACAAAGTGTGTCCATACCGGTAACGGGGTTGACAAAGAAACCGGTGCCATCCGGCGACCGCTGACCATGGCTAACAGTTACCGCCTGCCGGAGGATGCATCAACCCTTAACTGGAGTGATCCGAATCAGTTGGTTTATACCAGGAATACATCAGCAAACCAGATCTATCTGCAGGAAAAACTGGCGGCCCTGGAGGGCGGCGAAGACTGTGTGGTGTTAGGCAGCGGGGTTGCGGCCCTGGCCGGTGTCTTTTTTACCTTTCTGGAACAAGGTGCGCACATCATTTGCTCCAATGTTTCTTATATTGCCGTATATAGACTGCTCAAAGAGTATTTTCCTGATAAATACGGCATTGAAACAAGCCTTGTAGATACCTCTGATTTGCAGGCGATCAAACAGGCCCTGCGGCCTAATACCAAAATCATTCACATTGAGACACCCGGCAACCCGACTACCCGCGTCAGCGATATTGCCGAAATAGCCAAGCTGGCCAGGTCTGTAGGCGCTTTGTTTACCGTTGACAGTACGTTTGCCTCACCGTTTTTACAGCAGCCGCTTACCCTGGGAGCCGATCTTGTCATCCATAGTCTGACAAAGTATATTAACGGTCACGGGGATGCTATGGGCGGAGCCGTTATTGGCCGCCATGAACTGATCGATCAAATTAAACGGCAGGCCATGGTCAATCTGGGCGGCGTTATCAGCCCGTTTAATGCCTGGTTAATTATGCGCGGTGTTGTTACGCTGCCTCTGCGCATGAAACAGCATAGTGAGAGCGCCCAGCAGGTTGCACAGTTTCTCGAAACTCACCGGGCCGTTGAATTTATTGCCTACCCTGGCCTTACCAGCCATCCGCAGCATGAAATAGCCAGGAAGCAGATGACTATGTACTCAGGGGTTATGGCTTTTGGCTTAAAGGCCGATGTTGCTACGCACAATAAGTTTGTTAATTCGCTGGCAGTGATTGTTCCGGCTGTCTCTATCGGTCATGATGAGAGTCTGATCGTTTATACCGGTCCGAATGATGAACGGAATCATTTCTATCCGCCGGAGTTTCAAAACGGGCATTTCCGGTTTAGCGTGGGGCTTGAAGCGCCGGCAGACATCATCTACGACCTGCAGCAAGCCTTTGCCGAATGCGGGTTATAG